A stretch of Manis javanica isolate MJ-LG chromosome 1, MJ_LKY, whole genome shotgun sequence DNA encodes these proteins:
- the GRPEL2 gene encoding grpE protein homolog 2, mitochondrial translates to MAARSLWAALRRVQRLLTSTAASDGRGCLHPFSTATQRTAGEACTSEDPPDELGPSLAQRALKLKAVKLEKEVQDLTMRYQRAVANGENIRRRTQRYVEDAKIFGIQSFCKDLVEVADILEKTTECISEETQPVDQKLTLEKIFRGLSLLEAKLKSVFAKHGLEKMTPIGDKYDPHEHELICHVPAGIGVQPGTVALVRQDGYKLHGRTIRLAQVEVAVESQRRL, encoded by the exons ATGGCCGCGCGGTCTCTGTGGGCGGCCCTGCGGCGGGTGCAGCGCCTCCTGACCTCGACTGCCGCGTCCGATGGCAG GGGATGTCTGCATCCTTTCAGCACTGCTACCCAGAGAACTGCTGGTGAGGCCTGCACTTCTGAGGACCCTCCTGATGAGCTTGGGCCCTCTCTTGCACAACGAGCCTTAAAGTTAAAAGCTGTTAAACTGGAGAAGGAAGTCCAGGATTTAACA ATGAGATACCAGAGAGCTGTAGCCAATGGTGAAAATATAAGAAGGCGGACCCAGAGATATGTAGAAGACGCCAAGATATTTG GAATTCAGAGTTTCTGTAAGGACTTGGTGGAGGTGGCGGACATTTTGGAGAAGACTACAGAGTGCATTTCTGAAGAAACACAGCCTGTGGACCAGAAGCTCACTCTGGAGAAGATCTTCCGAGGGTTGTCACTTTTAGAAGCAAAGCTGAAAAGTGTATTTGCCAAACATGGCCTGGAAAAGATGACACCCATCGGTGACAAATATGACCCTCATGAGCATGAACTTATCTGTCATGTGCCAGCTGGTATTGGGGTGCAGCCTGGCACCGTGGCATTAGTAAGGCAAGATGGCTACAAGCTTCATGGCCGCACCATTAGACTTGCCCAGGTGGAAGTGGCAGTGGAGTCTCAGAGAAGACTGTGA